The Polynucleobacter necessarius genome window below encodes:
- a CDS encoding KpsF/GutQ family sugar-phosphate isomerase: protein MIAKTREHTLKLARETLTLEAAALQTMRNRLEGVNADALVLAVELLHACKGRIVVSGIGKSGHIARKIAATFASTGSPAFFVHPAEASHGDLGMVTRDDVFVALSNSGETDELLTIVPIVKRTGAKLIALTGAPHSSLAKLADAHLDTSVEKEACPLNLAPTTSTTAALAMGDALAVALLDARGFKAEDFIRSHPGGRLGRKQLMYVSEVMRTFADTPKISIKASLQDALLEMTAKRMGMVVLLNSDKKVLGILTDGNLRRLLEKNTNLDGIKLESVTTPDPRTIPAELLAEEAIEMMEKHRINHLVVTDDAGHLLGALNLHDLFAAKVI from the coding sequence ATGATAGCTAAGACTCGTGAACATACCCTAAAGCTTGCACGTGAAACCCTCACTCTTGAGGCTGCCGCACTGCAAACAATGCGTAACCGCCTTGAGGGGGTCAACGCCGATGCCCTGGTATTGGCAGTAGAACTCTTACACGCCTGCAAAGGCAGAATCGTGGTGTCCGGGATTGGCAAATCTGGTCATATTGCCCGAAAAATTGCTGCCACCTTTGCTTCTACTGGATCCCCTGCCTTTTTTGTTCATCCAGCTGAAGCAAGTCATGGTGATTTAGGCATGGTTACCAGAGATGATGTTTTTGTCGCACTTTCCAATTCTGGTGAGACCGATGAGCTATTAACCATCGTTCCAATTGTGAAACGCACTGGCGCAAAACTGATTGCTTTAACTGGCGCCCCACATTCTTCCCTAGCCAAACTAGCTGATGCACACCTAGATACAAGCGTTGAAAAAGAGGCTTGCCCGTTAAATCTTGCTCCTACTACCAGCACCACCGCAGCATTGGCAATGGGCGATGCTTTGGCTGTTGCATTACTCGATGCCAGAGGATTTAAGGCCGAAGACTTTATTCGTTCTCACCCAGGTGGTAGGCTTGGCCGCAAGCAGCTCATGTATGTGAGCGAAGTGATGCGCACTTTTGCTGACACTCCAAAAATCTCGATCAAAGCGTCTTTACAAGATGCATTACTGGAGATGACAGCCAAACGAATGGGAATGGTAGTTCTTCTGAATTCTGATAAAAAAGTACTTGGCATTTTGACTGATGGAAATTTACGTCGTCTTCTTGAAAAAAATACCAATCTTGATGGCATCAAACTCGAGAGTGTCACCACTCCAGATCCACGCACCATTCCTGCAGAATTACTAGCAGAAGAAGCAATTGAGATGATGGAAAAACATCGTATCAACCACTTGGTAGTGACCGATGACGCAGGCCATTTATTAGGCGCCTTGAATCTGCATGACTTATTTGCAGCCAAAGTGATTTAA
- a CDS encoding KdsC family phosphatase yields the protein MPSAFHNHNTNPLSQYPQAWERASKVKLLVLDVDGVLTNGQVWIGADGKESLKAFDIQDGLGIKWLEQCGISTAIITGRNSKMVLARCEELGITHIHMGVDNKAIALSEVLKSLNLTAADCAVMGDDWPDLQMMKNAGLRICPAQGHEAVKEMAHLVTTRSGGNSAVREICDLILKAQNQYDALLNKARS from the coding sequence ATGCCCAGCGCCTTTCACAACCACAATACCAACCCGCTCAGTCAATATCCACAAGCCTGGGAGCGAGCGAGCAAAGTAAAGCTCTTGGTTTTAGATGTCGATGGCGTTCTCACTAATGGACAAGTCTGGATCGGCGCAGATGGTAAGGAGTCTTTGAAAGCCTTTGATATTCAAGATGGTCTGGGGATTAAGTGGCTAGAACAATGCGGCATCTCGACTGCCATTATTACTGGCAGAAATTCCAAAATGGTTTTAGCGCGCTGCGAAGAGCTTGGCATCACCCATATTCACATGGGCGTTGATAACAAAGCAATTGCATTGAGTGAGGTTCTTAAATCATTAAACCTTACCGCTGCAGATTGCGCTGTAATGGGTGATGACTGGCCTGATTTACAGATGATGAAGAACGCTGGCTTACGAATTTGCCCTGCACAAGGTCATGAAGCCGTTAAAGAAATGGCGCATCTGGTGACGACTCGTAGTGGAGGCAACAGTGCGGTTCGCGAAATATGCGATCTCATTCTCAAAGCACAAAATCAATATGACGCGCTACTCAATAAGGCGCGTAGCTAA
- the lptC gene encoding LPS export ABC transporter periplasmic protein LptC: MQISPREIKLGIGRALLGLTPLILMGALTLATFWLVQKNTPPAKSPSERARLHEPDYTIKYGALSALNEFGNTKYRILGVKITHYDDDASIDIVTPRMRLFQAEKAPVTVKSDTGHLDGDLTILDLYDNASICRPAQEATANQPATLRMLASSSYFKVLINDDMIETNRPVTLEQGMSIMHSTAGGICNNVEQSMVMSGQVKGRIERAPRRNP, from the coding sequence ATGCAAATAAGTCCCCGAGAAATTAAGCTTGGTATTGGACGAGCACTATTAGGCCTTACACCTTTAATTTTGATGGGTGCACTGACCTTAGCTACTTTTTGGTTAGTGCAAAAAAATACACCGCCGGCAAAATCACCCTCAGAAAGAGCCCGCCTCCATGAGCCGGATTACACGATAAAGTATGGGGCGCTCTCTGCCTTAAATGAATTTGGTAATACAAAATATCGCATTTTGGGGGTTAAGATTACCCACTATGATGACGATGCATCTATCGATATAGTCACACCCCGTATGCGTTTATTTCAAGCGGAGAAGGCGCCTGTCACTGTCAAATCTGATACTGGACATTTGGATGGTGATCTCACCATCTTAGATTTGTATGACAACGCATCCATTTGTAGACCAGCACAAGAAGCCACAGCAAATCAACCTGCCACCCTAAGAATGCTGGCTAGCTCAAGTTACTTCAAAGTATTGATTAATGATGACATGATTGAAACGAATAGACCGGTTACTCTCGAGCAGGGAATGTCAATAATGCACTCAACTGCAGGTGGAATCTGCAATAATGTCGAACAAAGCATGGTCATGAGCGGTCAAGTAAAAGGCCGTATAGAGCGGGCTCCGCGGAGAAATCCATAA
- the lptA gene encoding lipopolysaccharide transport periplasmic protein LptA, translating into MIALSVMVAHPAHAEKADQDKPVILEAEKVSVNDVKQVYDLNGQVLLIKGSIIVTGEDGRITVDPQGYEFVDVIGTPNAVASFRQRREGPADEFMQGRGEQVTYDAKTEFLTLTGDATLKRLLNMQMLDQLKGWKIEYDDVKQHYQVTPPKDAKPEALPLARAILSPRRKATLEK; encoded by the coding sequence ATGATTGCCCTCAGTGTTATGGTGGCACATCCAGCACATGCTGAAAAGGCAGACCAAGATAAGCCCGTAATCCTAGAGGCCGAAAAAGTTTCAGTAAATGACGTCAAACAAGTCTACGACCTCAATGGTCAAGTTCTGCTAATCAAGGGCAGCATTATTGTTACTGGTGAAGATGGGCGCATTACTGTAGACCCTCAAGGATATGAGTTTGTAGATGTGATTGGTACACCCAATGCGGTAGCCAGCTTTAGACAACGACGAGAGGGCCCGGCTGATGAGTTTATGCAGGGACGCGGTGAACAGGTTACTTATGATGCTAAGACTGAGTTTCTGACGCTTACTGGTGACGCCACTTTAAAACGACTACTCAATATGCAAATGCTTGACCAATTAAAAGGCTGGAAAATTGAGTACGATGATGTCAAGCAGCACTATCAAGTCACCCCCCCCAAAGATGCAAAGCCAGAAGCTCTGCCTTTAGCTAGAGCAATCCTTTCACCAAGACGAAAAGCAACCCTAGAGAAATGA
- the lptB gene encoding LPS export ABC transporter ATP-binding protein — translation MTADLTQDNHAPTLSTNNLQKRYGSRTVVRDVSVQVRCGEVVGLLGPNGAGKTTSFYMIVGLVPLDDGKIVLDGSDITHLPIHERARMGLSYLPQEASVFRKLNVAENIQAVLELHVQGGKPLSKAEIANRLDELLGELQISHLRNNPALSLSGGERKRVEIARALASQPKFILLDEPFAGVDPIAVGEIQRIVRFLRDRQIGVLITDHNVRETLGICDHAYIISEGSVLAEGKPAQIIQNDAVRRVYLGENFRM, via the coding sequence ATGACAGCGGATTTAACTCAAGACAATCATGCACCAACACTGAGCACCAATAACCTACAAAAACGTTATGGCTCAAGAACTGTGGTTAGAGATGTATCCGTCCAAGTCAGATGCGGAGAAGTCGTTGGCTTACTGGGCCCCAATGGGGCTGGTAAAACCACTTCTTTTTACATGATTGTGGGACTCGTTCCACTTGATGACGGAAAGATTGTTTTAGATGGCTCCGATATTACTCACCTACCTATTCATGAGAGGGCTCGCATGGGTCTCTCTTACCTGCCTCAGGAAGCATCCGTATTTAGGAAATTGAATGTGGCTGAGAATATTCAAGCAGTTCTTGAACTTCACGTGCAAGGCGGTAAACCTCTCAGCAAAGCCGAGATTGCCAATCGTTTGGATGAGCTCTTGGGAGAGCTCCAAATAAGTCACTTACGCAACAACCCGGCCCTTTCTCTCTCAGGCGGAGAACGAAAGCGCGTGGAGATCGCACGCGCGCTAGCTTCCCAGCCAAAATTCATCCTTTTGGATGAGCCTTTTGCCGGTGTAGACCCTATTGCTGTTGGGGAAATTCAGCGAATTGTGCGCTTCTTAAGAGACCGTCAAATTGGAGTACTGATTACCGACCATAATGTCCGTGAAACCCTCGGTATTTGCGATCACGCCTACATCATCAGTGAAGGCAGCGTATTGGCTGAAGGCAAACCAGCCCAAATTATCCAAAACGATGCAGTCAGAAGAGTCTATCTGGGTGAAAACTTCCGAATGTAG
- the hpf gene encoding ribosome hibernation-promoting factor, HPF/YfiA family codes for MNLKIKSRHVEVTPAMRSHLEAGLAKIRKHFGHMIDASAFLVVDKAKEKDLRQSAEITIHLKGKDLFAEAHNADLYHAMDAVVDKLERQVVRHKEKIQDHHHEKHVE; via the coding sequence ATGAATTTGAAAATCAAGAGTCGTCATGTGGAAGTTACCCCTGCCATGCGTTCCCACCTTGAGGCGGGATTAGCAAAAATTCGCAAGCACTTTGGTCATATGATTGATGCATCGGCTTTCTTGGTAGTAGATAAGGCCAAGGAGAAAGATCTTCGTCAAAGCGCCGAAATCACCATTCACCTAAAAGGAAAAGACCTATTCGCCGAGGCTCATAATGCGGACCTTTATCACGCTATGGATGCAGTGGTTGATAAGCTAGAGCGTCAGGTTGTCAGACACAAAGAAAAGATCCAAGATCATCATCACGAAAAGCATGTTGAATGA
- a CDS encoding PTS sugar transporter subunit IIA, producing MNALTNLFTHDCIALDVPAKSRADAFAAAGELFSKLTDIDANSVVEFLNAREDLGSTALGAGVAIPHGRVKGLKQPSAAFMRLQNPIEFAAPDGEPVSILIFLLAPEKATQQHLEILSSMAQLLSDTDTRQTLLTFSDPVKVCELLQRFGTTK from the coding sequence ATGAATGCCCTGACCAATCTTTTTACTCACGACTGCATTGCATTAGATGTACCCGCTAAAAGTAGGGCTGATGCATTTGCAGCCGCTGGAGAACTCTTCTCTAAGCTGACTGATATTGATGCAAACTCAGTAGTTGAGTTCCTTAATGCACGTGAAGATTTAGGCTCTACCGCTCTCGGTGCCGGCGTTGCTATACCCCATGGTCGAGTAAAAGGTCTCAAACAACCAAGCGCTGCTTTTATGCGACTGCAAAATCCGATTGAGTTTGCGGCCCCTGATGGCGAACCGGTATCCATTTTAATTTTTCTATTAGCGCCTGAAAAAGCAACACAGCAACATTTAGAGATCTTGTCTTCAATGGCTCAGCTTCTCTCGGACACAGATACTCGACAAACATTACTGACATTTTCGGACCCCGTAAAAGTTTGTGAGCTCTTACAACGCTTTGGAACAACGAAATGA
- the hprK gene encoding HPr(Ser) kinase/phosphatase, which yields MTQPLLFDGVTAQQIFDDNVSELKLSWIGGLEGADRTFPPEAVKAAAASSDLVGHLNLFHPSRIQIFGEQEVDYHAALEPKQRQEQIASFISKTPPCVIVADGKNADSDLQLFCQRSSTPLFTTTVSAAEVIDHLRIYLTKIGAPQITMHGVFMDILGLGVLLMGESGLGKSELGLELISRGHGLVADDAVEFARLGPDYIEGRCAVILRNLLEVRGLGLLDIRTIFGETAVRRKLKLRLIVQLVRRADGEFERLPLEAQHIDVLGIPIRMVKIQVAAGRNLAVLVEAAVRNTILQLRGIDTLKEFIERQRLQMKAEADAAKSQGRLL from the coding sequence ATGACTCAGCCCTTACTCTTCGATGGAGTAACTGCTCAGCAGATTTTTGATGACAACGTTTCAGAATTAAAACTTTCTTGGATCGGCGGTCTTGAAGGTGCTGATCGGACTTTCCCCCCGGAGGCAGTAAAAGCTGCTGCAGCCAGCTCTGACTTAGTGGGTCACTTAAACCTGTTTCATCCAAGTCGTATTCAAATCTTTGGCGAACAAGAAGTTGACTATCACGCTGCCTTGGAACCCAAACAAAGGCAGGAACAGATTGCAAGCTTCATCTCTAAGACGCCGCCTTGCGTCATAGTGGCTGATGGTAAAAATGCTGATTCAGACTTGCAATTATTCTGCCAACGCTCGTCAACCCCTTTATTCACTACGACGGTTTCCGCTGCAGAGGTAATTGATCATTTACGTATTTACTTAACCAAGATTGGTGCGCCTCAGATCACTATGCACGGTGTCTTTATGGACATCCTTGGTCTCGGCGTTCTGCTTATGGGCGAGTCTGGTCTTGGCAAAAGTGAATTGGGTCTTGAATTGATTTCGCGTGGACATGGTCTTGTTGCTGATGACGCTGTTGAATTTGCACGCCTTGGGCCCGATTATATTGAAGGTCGCTGCGCAGTAATCTTACGTAATCTGCTTGAAGTAAGGGGGTTAGGACTTTTGGATATTCGCACTATCTTTGGTGAAACTGCTGTGCGCCGCAAATTAAAGCTTCGCCTCATAGTTCAGCTTGTTCGGAGAGCTGATGGCGAATTCGAAAGACTACCCCTTGAAGCGCAACACATCGATGTGCTCGGTATTCCGATTCGTATGGTCAAAATTCAAGTGGCTGCAGGTCGTAACTTAGCAGTTCTCGTTGAGGCTGCAGTGCGCAATACTATTCTGCAATTACGCGGTATTGACACCTTAAAAGAATTTATTGAGCGTCAACGCCTTCAAATGAAGGCTGAAGCTGATGCCGCCAAATCACAGGGGCGACTACTATAA
- the rapZ gene encoding RNase adapter RapZ, translated as MQINLITGISGSGKSVALRAFEDAGYDCVDNLPVSLLENLISTLENEQCAQVAVAIDARRGQSIADLPSILENLRKNNQVRVIFLNADTNTLIQRFSETRRRHPLSTSSTQSQSTTLIEAIDNERNLLEPLRAQAHSIDTSNIPAHALRSWIQDLLKDRSVGLTIVFESFGFKKGVPSEADLVFDVRCLPNPHYDKILRPHTGNDKPVQEFLEKIPEVVNMEADITQFIYRWLPHYLADGRSYLTVAIGCTGGQHRSVYLVNRLSQYFRAQKDFGNLQLSFLDRHRELDSMPVARP; from the coding sequence ATGCAGATTAATTTGATTACCGGAATCTCAGGCTCAGGCAAATCAGTAGCTTTGAGAGCTTTTGAGGATGCGGGTTATGACTGCGTCGACAATCTCCCCGTCTCTCTTTTAGAAAACCTTATCTCCACTCTAGAAAATGAGCAGTGTGCACAGGTTGCTGTAGCTATCGATGCGCGGCGCGGACAGTCGATTGCGGATTTACCTTCCATACTTGAGAATTTACGCAAAAATAATCAAGTTAGAGTGATATTTTTAAATGCTGATACCAATACTCTAATACAACGATTTTCGGAGACGCGTCGTCGTCACCCCCTGTCCACTAGCTCCACACAATCTCAATCGACTACCCTGATTGAGGCAATAGATAATGAGCGCAACTTGTTGGAGCCTTTGCGTGCTCAAGCACACAGCATTGATACCAGCAATATCCCAGCTCATGCACTACGCTCTTGGATCCAAGACCTTCTAAAAGATAGGTCCGTAGGCCTCACTATCGTGTTTGAATCTTTTGGCTTTAAAAAAGGGGTTCCCAGTGAAGCTGATTTGGTATTTGATGTTCGCTGCCTACCAAACCCCCATTATGACAAAATCCTAAGGCCACACACGGGTAACGACAAACCAGTGCAAGAGTTTCTAGAAAAGATTCCGGAAGTAGTGAATATGGAGGCTGACATTACGCAATTTATTTATCGCTGGCTACCTCACTATCTTGCCGATGGTCGCAGTTACCTCACTGTTGCGATTGGCTGTACTGGTGGTCAACATCGCTCGGTCTACCTAGTGAATCGACTGAGCCAATACTTCCGTGCCCAAAAGGATTTTGGCAACCTGCAGCTTAGCTTTTTAGATCGACACCGCGAACTAGACTCAATGCCTGTAGCCAGGCCTTAA